The following coding sequences are from one Sesamum indicum cultivar Zhongzhi No. 13 linkage group LG11, S_indicum_v1.0, whole genome shotgun sequence window:
- the LOC105173268 gene encoding uncharacterized protein LOC105173268 — MAENRDKGIAQASDDNNSGQTMQGGVDAFHMQALVSHFEKLLDRKLEGLHERLDQVENQVAGPRATNPRHAVNPHPQPPIYNEYLEDPSDGEEYEDIRPRRLNRPRDRPRRPREEDGGLGGVKVTIPSFKGKSDPELYLEWEMRVEQIFSCHNYSESKKVKLAALEFTDYALVWWDQMQKERVRNGERPITTWEEMRATMRRRFVPSYYRRELHNHLQRLTQGSKSVDEYYKEMEIAMIRTNIIEDNEATMARFLHGLNRDIADVVEMHHYVELEEMVHQAIKVEQQLKRRGHLRKTSNSSAFGPWKNNPKKDTPTTSRFKQADPKHDDKVATKKVQPEPNSLRNRDIKCFKCQGKGHIASECPNRHTMIFNNHGELETEEEITDKEESTKEDGDGEYAEEGELLVTRRTLSAQMLEEDNCQRENLFHTRCQVHGKVCSMIIDGGSCCNVASTELVQKLSLPTFKHHRPYKLQWLNECGELKVTKQVKVFFSIGRYKDEVLCDVVPMKACHILLGRPWQFDRQDYEDVFPDEMPPGLPPIRGIEHQIDFIPGASLPNRPAYRTNPEETKEIQRQIQEWMAKGYVKESLSPCAVPVLLVPKKDGTWRMFIFLGFVVSSEGNTVDEEKVKAIQDWPTPTTIGEVRSFHGLASFYRRFVKDFSTMAAPLNELTKKNVPFKWGNAQEKAFQAIKEKLTHAPLLALSDFGKTFEIECDASGIGIGGVLMQGGRSVAYFSEKLSGPTLNYPTYDKELYALVRVLETWQHYLWPKEFVIHSDHEALKYIKSQSKLSRRHAKWVEFIESFPYVIKHKKGKENIVADALSRRHDGFLFRANQLCVSNCSIRSLLLKEAHSGGSMGHFGISKTLGVLSEHFYWPKMRRDVEKFVGKCIVCHKAKSKLNPHGLYMPLPIPSVPWEDISMDFVLGLPRSKRGRDSIFVVVDRFSKMAHFIACHKVDDASNIANLFFQEIVRLHGMPRTIVSDRDAKFLSYFWKTLWGKLGTKLLFSTACHPQTDGQTEVVNRTLSTLLRTIVKKNLRSWEECLPHVEFAYNKAIHSTTKFSPFQIVYGFNPLAPIDLIPLPLVWLHLRKERFPDKRKSKLMPRGDGPFRVLDKQKKFKIQWTKI; from the exons ATGGCAGAAAATCGAGATAAAGGAATTGCTCAAGCAAGTGATGACAACAACTCGGGACAAACAATGCAAGGTGGGGTCGATGCATTCCATATGCAAGCCTTAGTAAGCCACTTTGAGAAGTTGCTTGACCGTAAACTAGAAGGACTTCATGAAAGATTGGATCAAGTAGAGAATCAAGTGGCCGGTCCAAGAGCTACAAATCCAAGACATGCTGTAAATCCACATCCTCaaccccctatttataatgaGTATTTGGAGGATCCAAGCGATGGAGAAGAATATGAGGACATTCGGCCAAGAAGATTGAATCGGCCAAGAGATAGACCGAGACGACCTAGAGAAGAAGACGGTGGCCTAGGAGGAGTTAAGGTCACCATTCCTTCATTTAAAGGAAAGAGTGATCCCGAACTCTATTTGGAGTGGGAGATGCGTGTCGAGCAAATCTTTTCATGCCACAACTACTCGGAGAGTAAAAAGGTAAAACTCGCAGCCCTTGAGTTTACTGATTATGCTCTTGTTTGGTGGGATCAAATGCAAAAGGAACGGGTTAGGAATGGTGAACGTCCCATCACAACATGGGAAGAGATGAGAGCAACCATGAGGAGAAGGTTCGTTCCATCCTATTATCGTCGTGAGCTTCACAACCATCTCCAACGTCTTACTCAAGGTTCTAAAAGTGTTGATGAGTACTACAAGGAGATGGAGATTGCCATGATTCGAACTAACATTATAGAGGACAATGAAGCAACTATGGCTCGTTTCTTGCATGGGCTCAATCGGGATATCGCCGATGTTGTGGAGATGCACCACTATGTAGAACTTGAAGAGATGGTACACCAAGCCATCAAGGTGGAACAACAACTCAAGCGAAGAGGACATTTGAGGAAGACTTCTAACTCGTCGGCATTCGGTCCATGGAAGAACAACCCTAAGAAAGACACCCCTACTACATCAAGATTCAAGCAGGCAGATCCTAAACATGATGACAAAGTTGCTACCAAAAAGGTACAGCCTGAGCCCAATTCTTTAAGAAATCGTGATATAAAGTGTTTCAAGTGCCAAGGAAAAGGACACATAGCAAGTGAGTGTCCTAACCGACATACAATGATCTTCAACAATCATGGAGAGTTGGAAACCGAGGAAGAAATCACCGACAAAGAGGAATCAACAAAAGAAGATGGTGATGGAGAGTATGCCGAAGAAGGAGAATTGCTTGTTACTAGAAGAACCCTTAGTGCCCAGATGTTGGAGGAAGATAATTGCCAAAGAGAAAACTTGTTCCATACACGCTGTCAAGTTCATGGAAAGGTATGTAGTATGATTATTGATGGTGGAAGTTGTTGCAATGTGGCAAGTACTGAATTGGTTCAAAAATTAAGTCTACCTACTTTCAAGCACCACCGCCCGTACAAGCTTCAATGGTTGAATGAGTGTGGAGAGCTGAAGGTGACCAAGCAAGTAaaggtatttttttcaattggaaGATATAAGGATGAGGTTTTATGTGATGTTGTACCAATGAAAGCATGCCACATACTGTTGGGAAGACCATGGCAGTTTGATAGGCAA GATTATGAAGATGTCTTTCCGGATGAGATGCCACCAGGTTTGCCACCCATTCGAGGGATAGAACATCAAATTGACTTCATTCCGGGAGCATCCTTGCCAAACCGCCCAGCATATCGTACCAATCCCGAAGAAACCAAAGAGATTCAAAGGCAAATCCAAGAATGGATGGCCAAAGGTTATGTGAAGGAGAGCCTTAGTCCTTGTGCAGTTCCGGTGTTGCTCGTACCTAAGAAGGATGGCACATGGCGGATGT TTATTTTCCTTGGTTTTGTTGTAAGTAGTGAAGGAAACACAGTTGACGAAGAAAAGGTCAAAGCTATTCAAGATTGGCCAACCCCCACCACTATTGGAGAAGTGAGGAGCTTTCACGGCCTTGCAAGCTTTTATAGGCGATTTGTGAAGGACTTTAGCACCATGGCAGCCCCATTGAACGAGTTAACCAAGAAAAATGTTCCATTCAAGTGGGGAAACGCACAAGAGAAAGCCTTTCAAGCTATAAAAGAGAAGCTTACCCATGCACCTTTGCTAGCCCTTTCCGACTTTGGTAAgacttttgaaattgaatgtgATGCAAGTGGGATTGGCATAGGAGGAGTTCTTATGCAAGGAGGGAGGTCAGTTGCATATTTCAGTGAGAAATTAAGTGGGCCAACACTTAACTACCCTACATATGACAAGGAGCTTTATGCATTGGTTAGAGTATTGGAAACTTGGCAACATTATTTGTGGCCAAAAGAGTTTGTAATACATTCTGATCATGAAGCACTCAAGTATATTAAAAGTCAAAGCAAGCTTAGCCGTCGACATGCAAAGTGGGTAGAGTTTATTGAGTCATTTCCATATGTGATCAAGCACAAGAAAGGTAAGGAGAACATTGTTGCTGATGCACTTTCAAGAAg GCatgatggatttttatttcGAGCCAACCAGCTTTGTGTTTCTAATTGTTCTATTCGTTCATTATTGTTAAAGGAAGCACATTCTGGGGGTTCGATGGGTCACTTTGGTATTTCTAAAACTTTGGGAGTCTTGAGCGAACACTTTTATTGGCCAAAGATGCGTAGAGATGTTGAAAAGTTTGTGGGAAAATGCATAGTTTGTCATAAGGCAAAGTCAAAGCTTAATCCCCATGGATTGTACATGCCCCTCCCTATTCCTAGTGTACCTTGGGAAGATATTTCAATGGACTTTGTTTTGGGATTACCTAGGTCTAAGAGGGGGAGagattctatttttgttgttgtagaCAGGTTTTCCAAAATGGCACACTTTATAGCATGCCATAAAGTTGATGATGCCTCTAATATTGCTAatcttttctttcaggaaATTGTGAGGCTTCATGGTATGCCAAGGACTATAGTGTCCGATCGAGATGCCAAGTTCCTTAGCTACTTTTGGAAAACTTTGTGGGGCAAGCTTGGAACTAAGTTGCTTTTCTCTACTGCTTGCCATCCACAAACCGATGGGCAAACTGAGGTGGTCAATAGGACACTTTCGACATTGTTGAGAACAATTGTGAAAAAGAACTTAAGGAGTTGGGAAGAGTGTCTACCGCATGTCGAGTTTGCGTACAATAAGGCTATCCACTCCACTACTAAGTTTTCACCCTTTCAGATTGTTTATGGTTTTAATCCTCTTGCACCTATTGATTTAATTCCCTTGCC CTTAGTATGGTTGCATCTTAGAAAAGAGAGGTTTCCCGACAAAAGGAAGTCCAAGCTCATGCCAAGAGGGGATGGACCATTCCGAGTCCTTgacaagcaaaaaaaattcaagatccaATGGACCAAGATTTAA